In Flavobacterium sp. N1736, the following are encoded in one genomic region:
- a CDS encoding homoserine kinase, producing MIEIKLFCPATIANLSCGFDVLGLCLDNAGDEMIVRKTDQKGVRITKIIGADLPMETEKNVSGVAALAMLEAYERDFNPITFGFEIEIYKNIKAGSGIGSSAASSAGAVFGINELLGKPYSRKDLVQFAMQGEKLASGNAHADNVAPALLGGFTLVRSYAPLDIIRIDSPEELFATVVHPQIELKTSDARSVLKQTVSLKSAIMQWGNVGGLIAGLYTKDYDLIGRSLHDEIVEPLRSVLIPGFDLIKQTALENGALGSGISGSGPSIFALSKGKNTADQIAKAMSDVYEKMNLPYEIHVSKINPDGVRIL from the coding sequence ATGATAGAAATAAAACTATTTTGCCCGGCGACCATAGCGAATCTTTCGTGCGGATTTGACGTACTTGGACTTTGCTTAGACAATGCGGGCGATGAAATGATTGTTCGAAAAACAGATCAAAAAGGAGTTCGTATTACTAAAATTATTGGTGCTGATTTGCCGATGGAAACCGAGAAAAATGTTTCGGGAGTTGCGGCTTTAGCGATGTTAGAAGCTTATGAAAGAGATTTTAATCCGATAACATTTGGTTTTGAAATCGAAATCTATAAAAATATCAAAGCCGGAAGCGGAATTGGAAGCAGCGCCGCAAGTTCTGCCGGAGCGGTTTTCGGTATAAATGAATTATTAGGAAAACCATATTCTCGTAAAGATTTGGTGCAATTTGCCATGCAGGGCGAAAAATTAGCCAGCGGAAATGCTCACGCTGACAACGTTGCTCCTGCCCTTTTAGGTGGTTTTACGTTGGTAAGAAGTTATGCTCCGCTTGATATTATCAGAATTGATAGTCCCGAAGAATTATTCGCAACCGTAGTTCATCCTCAAATTGAGTTGAAAACATCTGATGCGCGTTCGGTATTGAAACAAACCGTTTCGCTGAAAAGCGCCATTATGCAATGGGGAAATGTTGGCGGATTAATTGCCGGTTTATACACAAAAGATTACGATTTGATTGGACGCTCGCTTCACGATGAAATCGTTGAACCTTTACGAAGTGTTTTGATTCCGGGTTTTGATTTAATCAAACAAACGGCTTTAGAAAACGGCGCTTTAGGCTCTGGAATTTCTGGTTCAGGACCATCGATTTTTGCTTTAAGCAAAGGAAAAAATACCGCCGACCAAATCGCAAAAGCCATGAGCGATGTTTACGAAAAAATGAATTTACCATATGAAATTCATGTTTCGAAAATTAATCCCGATGGCGTACGCATTTTGTAA